Proteins encoded within one genomic window of Psilocybe cubensis strain MGC-MH-2018 chromosome 2, whole genome shotgun sequence:
- a CDS encoding Mannose-1-phosphate guanylyltransferase, producing MSFAASLFGTGESSSEAKNVESMFKQIMDVLHQNHRDISELRHECAELRMANASLERQVREGLQYNMYNSRNGTPGFMTPAPPSPQLRPKLSPFLMHSIPAITTTSPSPEHNYYRPSPLGDNTLTAFPFVNRDIPGFYVVIPAGGAGTRLWPLSREGHPKFLLDVTLKGRSLIQATWDRLIPLTSAARTTIVAGPAHVKSIRDQLPDLIPDNLFCEPGPKDSMAAIGLAAAILAQRDPDAVIGSFAADHMISGDDAFLSAVAEAVEVARKNYLVTIGIAPSHPSTGFGYIRLGDKLAMKEAPNARLVSSFKEKPDARTAAQYIGTGAYRWNAGMFVTKATVLLDLLEEYKPELADGLRKIAAAWDDESLRETVLSEIWPGLEKIPIDNAVAEPAAAQGRVAVVPATFGWDDVGDFSSLADLLPAEANQPRVLGDHHLVLTEQVAGGIVVPGSGRLIACLGVDDLVIVDMPDTLLVTTRARSQEVKRLVKKARDAGWKQLL from the exons ATGTCGTTCGCTGCCAGTCTTTTTGGAACTGGCGAGTCCTCATCTGAGGCCAAAAACGTTGAGTCCATGTTTAAGCAAATCATGGACGTCCTTCATCAAAAC CATCGTGATATCAGCGAACTCAGGCATGAGTGCGCAGAGTTGAGAATGGCGAATGCCTCACTGGAAAGACAGGTTCGCGAAGGCCTCCAG TACAACATGTACAACTCTCGTAATGGAACCCCTGGCTTCATGACGCCAGCACCTCCAAGTCCTCAACTCAGGCCTAAACTATCCCCATTCTTAATGCACAGTATACCAGCTATTACTACAACTTCTCCTTCCCCTGAGCACAACTACTATCGACCATCGCCTTTGGGGGATAATACTTTAACAGCATTTCCTTTTGTGAACCGCGACATTCCAGGCTTTTACGTCGTTATTCCCGCCGGTGGTGCTGGAACTCGCCTATGGCCCCTGTCGCGTGAAGGGCACCCCAAATTCCTGTTAGATGTTACTTTGAAGGGGCGGTCGCTCATTCAAGCTACATGGGACCGTCTCATACCGCTTACTTCTGCCGCCAGAACTACCATTGTAGCTGGCCCAGCTCACGTCAAGAGTATTCGTGACCAACTCCCAGACCTTATTCCCGACAACTTATTCTGTGAACCTGGGCCCAAAGACTCTATGGCCGCCATTGGTCTAGCTGCTGCAATTCTCGCCCAGCGGGATCCTGACGCTGTCATCGGATCGTTTGCAGCTGATCATAtgatttccggcgacgatGCATTTCTTTCAGCTGTCGCCGAGGCTGTCGAGGTCGCCCGCAAAAATTACCTTGTCACAATTGGTATTGCTCCCTCGCACCCCTCTACCGGATTTGGTTATATCCGCCTCGGCGATAAACTTGCAATGAAGGAGGCGCCAAATGCTAGACTGGTTTCTAGCTTCAAGGAAAAGCCTGATGCCAGGACTGCTGCCCAATATATTGGCACGGGTGCCTATCGCTGGAACGCGGGTATGTTCGTTACGAAGGCGACTGTATTGCTcgatcttcttgaagaataCAAACCCGAGTTGGCGGATGGCCTCAGGAAGATTGCCGCTGCTTGGGATGACGAGTCTCTTCGTGAGACTGTTCTTAGTGAAATTTGGCCTGGTTTGGAGAAAATCCCCATCGATAATGCAGTGGCAGAGCCCGCCGCTGCACAGGGTCGTGTTGCTGTTGTCCCCGCAACGTTTG GTTGGGACGATGTCGGTGATTTCTCTTCCCTTGCGGACCTACTACCCGCCGAGGCCAATCAACCCCGTGTCCTTGGAGATCACCATCTCG TACTTACTGAACAAGTAGCTGGTGGAATTGTTGTGCCCGGCTCTGGACGTCTGATCGCATGTCTAGGTGTCGACGATTTAGTGATTGTGGATATGCCCGATACCCTCCTTGTCACCACCAGAGCTCGATCTCAGGAAGTCAAACGTTTGGTCAAGAAAGCTCGTGATGCCGGATGGAAACAACTTTTGTAA
- a CDS encoding putative amino-acid permease PB1C11.02 encodes MATQYPVAGSFNAYSTRFFSPAYGFALSWNYWFNDAVSVASDLTAAQLVLQFWSIENAWIISIVFWLLLVGVNALHVGGYGELEYWLSSLKVATVVLFIMIGTLVNVGVNPERKFIGFDNWRIPGAPFVGGFGGFARVFVTASFAFGGTESLGITAGETKNPSKNMPRVVNLVFWRIMIFYILTIFIIGLNVPWDYPNLSNRATTTSPFTIVFVSAGSSVAASFMNTVILTSVLSAGNHALFAGTRVLYGLAVTSPPQAPPIFARTTSAGTPLPALLMTSSISALCFLSSFIGNGELWGWLQNIVGVSNQIAWLSIGLSSWRFRKAWLRQGRSFDELKYRASWTWPWGPPFVVGTVSLLILIQGWSSVFPVFSASDFISFYIEIPVMVIMLIAWLLLNRTAPETAQSEAQMAPELSQLLPDSNNNLGIKPMPRLSDLVDVNVVDLYRDEYLEVEGDFEVEDKVTKRLNGRLGHLWRLYYWII; translated from the exons ATGGCGACCCAATATCCGGTGGCGGGGTCTTTCAACGCATATTCAACTCGTTTCTTTTCACCGGCTTATGGTTTTGCTTTGTCGTGGAATTACTGGTTCAATGACGCTGTTTCAGTGGCGTCTGACCTCACAGCCGCCCAGCTTGTACTTCAGTTCTGGTCAATAGAGAACGCTTGGATAATTAGTATAGTTTTCTGGCTCCTTTTAGTCGGTGTAAATGCATTACATGTTGGAGGCTACGGGGAATTAG AATATTGGCTCTCGTCGCTCAAGGTTGCCACTGTTGTTCTTTTCATTATGATTGGCACGCTTGTCAATGTTGGGGTGAATCCTGAACGAAAATTTATTGGATTCGATAATTGGAGAATTCCAGGAGCTCCATTTGTTGGAGGCTTTGGAGGCTTTGCTAGGGTCTTCGTCACAGCTAGCTTTGCTT TCGGAGGTACAGAAAGTTTAGGGATAACCGCCGGAGAGACAAAAAATCCGTCGAAGAATATGCCTAGAGTTGTCAACCTTGTGTTCTGGAG GATTATGATCTTCTATATTTTAACAATCTTTATCATAGGCCTCAATG TGCCCTGGGATTATCCAAACTTGTCGAACCGTGCTACGACAACTTCTCCTTTCACCATCGTCTTTGTTTCAGCTGGATCAT CTGTTGCGGCATCCTTCATGAATACTGTCATTCTCACATCTGTATTATCGGCCGGAAATCATGCCCTATTTGCAGGCACCAGAGTTCTTTACG GACTTGCTGTGACTAGTCCTCCTCAAGCACCACCTATATTTGCAAGGACTACATCCGCCGGTACACCATTACCAGCTCTTTTAATGACGAGCAGCATCAGTGCTCTGTGTTTCCTTAGTAGCTTCATTGGAAACGGCGAACTATGGGGATGGTTGCAGAACATCGTCGGGGTCTCCAACCAG ATTGCCTGGTTGTCAATTGGATTGTCTAGTTGGAGATTTCGCAAGGCTTGGTTAAGGCAGGGGCGATCTTTTGACGAATTGAAATATAGGGCTTCATGGACATGGCCATGGGGCCCGCCCTTTGTG GTTGGAACGGTCTCATTGTTGATCTTAA TACAAGGGTGGTCGTCTGTTTTCCCTGTCTTCTCAGCGTCCGACTTTATATCATTCTACATTGAGATACCAGTCATGGTTATCATGCTCATTGCGTGGTTACTATTGAACAGGACCGCACCAGAAACCGCTCAATCGGAAGCACAAATGGCACCAGAATTATCTCAGTTGCTTCCAGATAGCAACAACAATTTAGGTATTAAACCAATGCCTCGTTTATCTGATCTAGTTGACGTCAATGTTGTGGATCTGTACCGAGACGAGTATTTGGAAGTTGAGGGCGATTTTGAAGTGGAAGACAAGGTCACCAAGCGTTTGAATGGAAGATTGGGACATTTATGGAGATTGTACTACTGGATAATTTGa
- a CDS encoding Pre-mRNA-splicing factor SPP2, which produces MEPSKVSFTIRRPTPVSRAASSGPESDAGSSFKIPKLPPHIHGEPTPIGSPLARNQDSPAPREAHTYDSSDEESTNEDELVTGFDKFGVQRLNGEKKVEKPLIIPALKNKDWRELARKRRAATQYVPPSAAAQTGKDGSVGGLGTRDTINSGPVLSGLQVKQKANLVEDEVASSETEEVKMEIVEEETDDQKALRAILAETSGDSHYDGPMVDIIPTPISEADALKQDVEELPDAATLEDYARVPVSQFGAALLRGMGWKEGTAATRKPGKGLIEPYLPASRPALLGIGAKEQEVYDDGSKKNSKAKRPERRYVPVIKQERADSALSKGGSRQRDRSRSPRRSATSSRRNSPDRYSSRTETDERRRYDDDRRRDTSRRGEEDERRYDKSRGEDRKRDSDKDRRRDERRRDDDGGRRRGDDRDRSEKRREETYDSSKRRRDC; this is translated from the exons ATGGAGCCTTCCAAAGTTTCTTTTACAATCCGCAGACCTACCCCAGTATCGAGAGCGGCGTCTTCGGGACCTGAATCGGATGCAGGGTCATCTTTCAAAATTCCAAAACTTCCGCCTCACATTCACGGCGAGCCTACACCAATTGGGAGTCCGTTGGCTCGTAATCAAGATTCTCCAGCTCCTCGAGAAGCACACACGTACGATTCGAGCGACGAAGAAAGTACGAATGAGGACGAATTAGTGACGGGATTCGATAAATTTGGAGTTCAGCG TTTGAACGGTGAAAAGAAGGTTGAAAAACCGTTGATTATTCCTGCTCTCAAGAATAAAGACTGGCGCGAGCTTGCTCGCAAGAGACGAGCAGCCACCCAATATGTACCGCCGTCTGCCGCTGCTCAAACAGGGAAAGATGGAAGCGTCGGAGGACTTGGGACTAGGGATACCATTAACTCGGGCCCTGTGCTCTCAGGCTTACAAGTGAAGCAGAAGGCTAATCTTGTAGAAGATGAGGTTGCCTCTTCTGAAACGGAAGAGGTGAAAATGGAAattgtggaagaagaaacggaCGATCAAAAGGCTTTGCGCGCTATCCTTGCGGAGACGTCAGGAGATTCGCACTACGATGGGCCCATGGTCGATATCATTCCGACTCCAATTTCGGAAGCGGATGCCCTGAAACAAGACGTGGAAGAACTTCCAGATGCTGCGACATTAGAGGACTATGCCCGTGTGCCCGTTTCTCAATTTGGGGCCGCTCTTCTCAGAGGAATGGGTTGGAAAGAAGGAACAGCAGCTACTCGAAAACCTGGCAAAGGTTTGATTGAACCATATCTTCCTGCATCCCGACCAGCTCTTCTCGGCATCGGGGCGAAGGAGCAAGAAGTCTATGACGACGGTAGCAAGAAAAACAGCAAAGCTAAACGTCCAGAACGCCGATACGTTCCTGTTATCAAGCAAGAACGGGCAGATTCTGCTTTGTCTAAGGGAGGCAGTCGGCAGAGGGACAGGTCGCGCTCACCTCGGCGGTCGGCTACATCGTCTAGGCGGAACTCACCTGATCGATATTCCAGTCGCACCGAAACAGATGAAAGGCGACGTTATGATGATGACCGTAGACGGGATACCAGTCGCcgaggagaggaggatgaaagacGGTATGACAAGTCAAGGGGCGAGGACCGTAAACGCGATTCTGATAAAGATAGGCGCAGGGATGAAAGGCGCAGGGATGATGACGGTGGCCGACGAAGGGGTGACGATAGAGATCGATCTGAGAAAAGACGAGAGGAAACGTACGATTCTAGCAAACGCAGGAGGGATTGTTAA
- a CDS encoding Iron-sulfur assembly protein 2, translated as MSQARISKALKHLYRLSTQRGQLAITHSIPKKPQALQFQRSISTTIPRHAALATSLPTQPTVVLHSPSPEHIEKEELDIELLPLEQVKLEITDRAAEQLRKISERENNQNSALRISVESGGCHGYQYKMDLAKERSPDDYQFSHPSIKPSNILVDAVSLSLLNGSTIDFATELIGSSFRVAHNPQAKGSGCGCGVSWELKE; from the exons ATGTCGCAGGCCCGGATATCCAAAGCACTTAAACATCTATACCGTCTTTCTACACAGCGTGGTCAACTCGCAATAACGCATTCAATACCAAAGAAACCTCAGGCTCTCCAATTTCAACGGAGTATATCTACCACAATCCCTAGGCATGCCGCCCTTGCTACATCCCTACCAACTCAGCCGACTGTCGTTTTGCACTCACCGTCACCAGAACATATTGAGAAAGAGGAATTGGACATTGAATTGCTGCCACTTGAACAGGTGAAGCTTGAAATAACGGACCGGGCAGCGGAG CAATTAAGAAAAATTTCTGAACGAGAGAATAATCAAAATTCTGCACTCAGAATATCCGTCGAGTCTGGTGGATGTCATGGATATCAATACAAAATGGATTTAGCCAAAGAACGGTCTCCGGATGATTA TCAATTCAGTCATCCAAGCATAAAACCTTCCAATATACTCGTTGATGCAGTTTCTTTATCATTGCTCAATGGTTCGACAATTGATTTCGCGACCGAATTAATTGGAAGCAGCTTCCGCGTAGCACACAACCCGCAGGCAAAAGGAAGTGGTTGCGGGTGTGGTGTAAGCTGGGAGTTAAAAGAATGA
- a CDS encoding GTP-binding protein rho2 — MSYSKSHVILIAFAIDTPDSLDNVTTKWIEEVRSICGPQVPVILVGCKADLRPSNDEPSAPDNPRQWVTREQGERVANIIGARAYKECSALKIEGVDDVFETATRASMLMRDGAPSHLQNSDSSKHHRRRSSGKGTLPQDEDSKSWGCCAIC, encoded by the exons ATGTCATACTCAAAGTCTCATGTTATTCTTATTGCCTTCGCCATCGATACTCCTGATTCTTTAGATAACGTTACGACAAAG TGGATTGAAGAGGTCCGCAGCATCTGTGGTCCACAGGTTCCAGTTATCCTGGTTGGTTGCAAGGCTGATCTTCGACCGTCGAACGATGAACCAAGTGCACCTGATAATCCCCGTCAATGGGTAACCCGAGAACAAGGCGAACGCGTAGCCAACATCATTGGCGCTCGTGCCTACAAAGAATGTTCCGCTTTGAAGATTGAAGGCGTGGACGACGTCTTTGAAACGGCAACGAGAGCGAGCATGCTCATGAGAGATGGAGCTCCGAGTCACCTTCAAAATTCGGATTCTAGCAAGCATCATCGTCGACGGAGCAGTGGAAAAGGCACTTTGCCACAAGACGAGGACAGTAAATCTTGGGGTTGTTGTGCAATTTGCTAA